DNA sequence from the Malus sylvestris chromosome 10, drMalSylv7.2, whole genome shotgun sequence genome:
aaaaaaagtcgTATTATTCAATCCACCCGCTAATATCCtgcttttaaataaatttttatttgcaagtGACTCTTTATTATAATAGTAGAAAAAATTTGAGTCTTTGCGTGGCAGTAGAAGCTTAAATTCAGTTGGTAGCTAATttattgtttgataaaaaaataaaaaataaaaaaaacttttattgtattataaaataaaagaatgaaaagggGGTGTGAGAATCGAACACACAATCTCTTCTACCCAAAGCAATAACCATACCACTGAATCAAATACCAAGTATGACCGGTTAAACTCACTCCTTAATGCTAGAACAACTCTTCTCCGCCACTATAGTTTCTGATTTATTTGCTTTGTTTTTGCACTGCCACGAGCGGTTTGAAGCTCTCGCAATGAAGGCGCTGAGCTGGTGGCTGATGGTGGTGGGCTCGCTCCTGCTGGTCTCCGTCTGGTTCGGGTTCTTCGACATTTGGGCCCTCCGCCTCGCCGTCTTCTCCAAATCCCCCAGTacacttctctctctttctctcacttaAATGTCACTTCCAATACTTttcctgtttggttgccgagaaatttttttgggtttactctttggtacttagaaggtTGAGAAAAACAACCCATTTGTCATTTTTTTGTGTTATGTTTCACTGCGTTTGGTAAGTAGAGAGCTAATGTTGATTAACGTGGGAGTTTGATTGGATATGCATTTGGAAATCTTGTGTTCTTAATTGTTTGAGGATGTTAAGGAAGTTCTCAACTATTTGATTTTATGGATTTTGGTGGATATGGAGAGATCCAAAAGAGCTGAAATTGTTCTCACATTTCATCCATAAGTAGCAAAGTTTGTGTTGCGAGTCGTGTCTTTCGATGAGAATGCGTAGCAGGATGGTTTTTCCTCGAATATGTCCTCGTGGGATGAAGGCTTTGTGTGGATGTTCGGATTGTTTGAGATTTTAGATATGTTAAAATGCCTCAGATCACTAGCTTTCACTAGGTAGTAGGTACTGGTACTGCATTCGAGATTCAATGTCAAGATCACACCCAAAGTTTATATCTCGTACTGAGAAAAACCCAAAACTCAGATCACTAGCTTTCACTAGCTATTGCTACTGCATTTGAGATTTGAACTCAAGATCACACCGAAGTTTATCTTTCGTGCTGAGGAAAACCCAATACTTGCTTTGTCTAACTGATGGGAGGCATGCATGTAAATATAATATTCGTAGTCCTTGGTTCCCTAATCTTATTTAGTTATCCTCCTAAATTGTTCATTGCTGAATTAGCATTTGCAACCTTGTGAATTTTCGTTGCTTTTGATACTATAATCATATGTTTCTTATGCGGAATGGAGAGTTCGATTTTAGTTtctgtttttgaatttttgctttttcgCTTTGTACTTTTActgtttttctaatttttcatgTGTTGTATTTCTGATTCTTGTTTCTGCAGTGACTGAAGTTCATGGGAGGACATTTGGTGTCTGGACTCTTTTAACTTGCACACTCTGCTATCTCTGCGCCGTTAACCTTGAAAACAAGGCTCTCTACCTATCTACGTTTCCGTCGTTTGTCTATGCACTCGGTCATTTCCTGTCCGAGTACCTAATATATCAGACGATGGCCATTGCAAATCTTTCTACTGTCAGCTTTTTTGCAGGTATCAGTTCACTTGGCTATATTACATCATTTTACTCTGCATCCTTTGTTGTTCTGATTTGAAGTGATGTGCAGCAATTTTGGTGTTTGTGTCAAAAGACCTCTAGTCTACGGTCTCATCTGTTACTTGTGAATGCTTACATGTTTTAAAGCATACAAATGTGACTGTTGCTTTTAAGCATCATAAATCATGCTAGAATTCGGGGTTCATATGCACTAGTCGGGGCTAGAAACACGTGTTTGCGTATACGATGATTCTTatcagaaagaagaagagagaattcCAGGATCTATACTCAGTATGACAATGCCAGCTTGCTCTGAAGTAAGTTGTTTGGAAggggaaaaaacaaaaaaaaaaaaaaaaaaaaagcttgacCTGCGAGCACTTTTTAAGAGAGAGCAGGATTAGAATCTTGCGTTCTCATTCACAGGCTATCTCAGAGGAATATTTCAATTGGAAATAAAGTCTATATTCGTCTTTCAACTGTTGGCAAACTATTTATACGCTAtgatattttgtgaaaaatagCGTTTGGATTTCCCAGAAAGACTTGGTTGATGGTTGATTTACTGTCTTATGGTAACATCGTATAGTTCTGAGTTCTGATTGCTTATTTCATGTTGAACTGAATTACAAAGCAATGCCCGATGAATTTTGTTCTGGTCTTGATCAGGCACGGCGATAGTCTGGATGCTGCTGCAATGGAATGCACATCAAGCGCAACCTGTGTTAAAATCAGAATGAAGTGTCTGATTCCTGCTTCGGCTTTCTCCGCATAAGTTGATTAAGTGTCTTCTCAATCATGCTTGACTTAAAAGCGCTTCAAGAAAGGTCTTCAGCCTCATGTTTCGACTTTGTAAGAAAGCTGACATCGTTGACAGCTAAGATCATCTCCagagatgtcaaatttaaagataaaatttaatttgGCAACTTATATGGCCCTTTGACATCTTTTAAAGTTTTGCTTTCCACCTGATAtgttaaattttaaacataaaattaaatttcaggcttattttctttgtattggtaatgaaagaaaatgaattaaaagGTACAAAAATGTTTATACATTGATTAAAAGGCAAGACTTTAgaccaataaaaaaattaataaaaagtatttaataattaattaaaaaaatatttgacgCTGCTGTCAAAATTGGCAACATAGAGAGATGTCATTTTACGTCATTCCACATCAACTTTAGCTTCTCAATTGAAAAATATTGTTGCtgcttatttttattgttattgCTTATTTGGACATTTTGACGTCTTTAGAAATGTTGCAGTCGAAATCAGACTAAGATACAGGACATGCTTGCTTGCTTGCTTTTTGCTTGGTCAAATGTATGCTAGGTGGTGCACATTGGCGTACAAATTGACATTAGAGTTGAATACTTTTGCCATACAACTCGCAATCTCATCCCATGAATTTGGTGCAGCGGGCTCAcatgccacatcatcatttTATAAGCCGAAGCGAAAGTAAACTGAAGGAGCTAttattgacactctaaaaaAGTGATTGCCGTCAAACCAAAACTTAATTATACACCAATACGCACCACCAAGTATACAACAGACCAAGAAGTTTTTGTTTCATAGCGTCCGGCGAAAAAACAGCGTCTGGTAAAAGGAAACTGCTTCCAAAACAAAGGCTTAACAGAAGGAATAACAGAAGAATGCTTTAGCATTACCAAACACGACAGAGTTGCTTAAGAGATTAAACATTTTTCTTCAGCATCATCAACAAAACACAAACCATTCGACAAAACTCTAGCAAACAATTTACGTATTTTTTCCGATTCAAATGACATCCAAATTTTCAACTTGGATTAAcaattcatttcatttttaaGCATCACAAGCTTTGTCCCAGGAGCTTACAACTTACACGAACagcaaataaaaagaataaatgaaaagaaagacaaaggtGCAAATAAACAGCACAGCAGACGGTTGGATTTAGTTTTACAGATTAAACCTGCGGGTGATATAAACTAGCCAACGTTTTAACAGCTATATTGATTTTCTAGCCGTAGATTAAAATTCACAATAACTAACCTAGTTGCTTTGCAAAGGCTTGCATGAAAACATCAAGCGCCAGAAGAAACCAAAGACAACGATCATCATTCTGCTGCAGCCTCTCCATTCTCATCCCCCTCGGTTGTTATCTCCGGCAGTGTAGTTAGATCCGTGCGATCCTCCTTCTTGTCTTGGGTGATATGGGAATCAGAAGAATCAATTGGATCACGCTGAGTTGCGTCCTGTGTCCCATTTGTGGAGTCTGAACCTTCATCTGTCCTGTCCGATTCACTTGTACCATTGGACTCTTCATTCTGAACAGCATCTGTGGCCTCCTTTAACGATGAAGATCTAGAACCACCCTCTGTTTCAGCTGTTCCATCAGATCTTAAGATATTCTCTGACACGTTAGTCGCTACCGTATTAGAGAAGGAAGATGATTCTCCCAATGCCCCATCTGCATTCTCAATTTTAGTGGATATTGTTGAATTTGAGTCAGATTCATTGTTCTGAGAAGCTGTGTTGTTAGCCTGTTCCATAACCATGGTTAGTATGGTCACGCTTTCTCCAGTACCCATACCATCCACCGTCGCATTTTCAGAGTGAGCTGACTCAGATACGATCTCTGTACCGTTCTGCTGGTATGAACCACTTGCCTGGTTGGTTTCTGTAGGGTTATTGCTTGCTTCTGTACTCACTATTGTTGAATTATCGTTAGCTTCGGCACTCACCATTGTTGAGTTATTCCATGCTTCTGGTTCATCATTAGATTGTGTTTTCACTTTTTCATGTAAAAGTGAGCTCTCCGCAGGATTGGCCATATTACCATTAGCTTTCTCTTCACTTGCACCTACATTTAAAATAGTACCATTTTCAGCCATTCTATCTTCCACCATTGTTGAATTGTCTTTTTCTAGCACAGTAGTTTCTGGGTTCTCATTTAAGTTTTCCGAACTTACTTTCTCAGTTTCAGTGCTTGTAACTTCATGGGCCACTGCACTAGAAGCATCATCCCCTTTGTAATTCTCCTCTCGTGCTTCATGAGCATTCTTATCATGGGTTTCATTATCTTGATCATCTGATGAACTGTCATGTTCTTCTTGATCCTCTCTCTCTTCACCGTCATTCTTTTCACCATCCTTCTCATTCCCATcatcttctctttctttctcttcatcTACAAAATCCTCATCGTGCTCCACTTCCCCTTCATTTCCCTCTTGCTCATTTTCATCTATCTCATCATCTCCAGCTCCTCTTCCCTCATCCTCTGTCTCTTCATTCTtgttttcttcctcctcttgctcttcCGCCTCATGCTTCAGATCCTCTTCTTCTTGCTTACCCTTTGGATCCTCTTCTTCTTGCTCTCCTACTTCATGCTTCTGATCCTCTTCTTCTCGCTCTTCCCCTTCATGTTTCTGATCCTCTTCTTCATGTGCTTCTACTTCATGTTTTGAATCCTCTTCTTCATGCACATCTACTTGATGTTTCTCGTCTTCCTCTCCTGCTGCTTCAACTTCATCCTCTTCCTCTTGTTTCTCATTTTTAGGGACTTCAAGTTTCGGAAGGTCCTTCCTCCCAAGTTTCAGAAGCTCACCTTCACTCAGGCTTCTGGTTGGGGTTTTTTTATCTTTCTTATCTAATGCCACTTTCTTATCATGGGAATGCTTGACCTGATAGATTAACCAAAAGCACACCCCAAGCAGCAGACAGATCTGCAGAACATGCTTCACCTTGATTCCTTTGGTTCTCTGGTTCCTACTTGGCGCCCGCTTGATCATGACGTATGCCCCCTAGTACCCTACCCGTATCTCTACTTCTCCCTATTTTCAAATGTTGCAAATATCGATCAGAAACCTGCCTATATCCAAACTTTAAactaataaacttaaaaaagatTACTCAACCTATGCaaatcaatcaaattaaaagTCTAGAACGCAATCTAGGCTTCATTTCACACAAATTTAACGCCAATTCTCGAAATAAAAGCAAATATTGTCGAAACAGATCCCTTGTGTGCCCAATTTATATTCCGAAAGCGTGATTAAGCCAGAACCAATTTTTTGAATTTCATCTACCTTTCGAAACACTTTGACACAAAACACAATATGCATacaccaaaaacactaattTCATAACACAAACGAAAAGgggaattcaaaataaaaactaaccCATTTTCTTCCTCGTAGAAAAGCAGCAAACTTGACTGAAAGAAACTAAATCCATCACCAGAAACTTGGTGGAAAATTAATACCAAATTTGCAAGTTAGCATTCAAATTCTAACTGGATAACGAATTAAACCCACAAGCAAACCCTATAACACTCCATCAATCACAAAGATTTGAATAAACAAATAAAGGGGATAGACTTAAATTACTTAACACCCCCAAATCCAATCTTATTCATTCACAAGCAAAACCCATTTCCAAAATAGTAAATTGTGAGCAAAATGAGCTATTCAACACCCATAGGCACCAAGAATGGGAAATTACTGATTAATTACTAAAAGTAAACTTACTGGAGAAATTacggaggaagaagaggaggagagtACCTGAGAAGCACGCAGTTGTTGTCAAATGTTGAGTGGGGAAGTAAAAGGCAGGGCTCGTGGATGGCAAAGCAGTTCTCTGTCAGactgagaggaagagagagagtgtgtttgCGCCTTCTACACTTCAGTAGAGAATGACCGGATCTAATGTCAACACTAATTCCGAAGAAGCAACAAGCAAACGGGAATATTGTaaatggtgatttttttttttggta
Encoded proteins:
- the LOC126587050 gene encoding ergosterol biosynthetic protein 28-like produces the protein MLEQLFSATIVSDLFALFLHCHERFEALAMKALSWWLMVVGSLLLVSVWFGFFDIWALRLAVFSKSPMTEVHGRTFGVWTLLTCTLCYLCAVNLENKALYLSTFPSFVYALGHFLSEYLIYQTMAIANLSTVSFFAGTAIVWMLLQWNAHQAQPVLKSE
- the LOC126587263 gene encoding uncharacterized protein LOC126587263: MIKRAPSRNQRTKGIKVKHVLQICLLLGVCFWLIYQVKHSHDKKVALDKKDKKTPTRSLSEGELLKLGRKDLPKLEVPKNEKQEEEDEVEAAGEEDEKHQVDVHEEEDSKHEVEAHEEEDQKHEGEEREEEDQKHEVGEQEEEDPKGKQEEEDLKHEAEEQEEEENKNEETEDEGRGAGDDEIDENEQEGNEGEVEHDEDFVDEEKEREDDGNEKDGEKNDGEEREDQEEHDSSSDDQDNETHDKNAHEAREENYKGDDASSAVAHEVTSTETEKVSSENLNENPETTVLEKDNSTMVEDRMAENGTILNVGASEEKANGNMANPAESSLLHEKVKTQSNDEPEAWNNSTMVSAEANDNSTIVSTEASNNPTETNQASGSYQQNGTEIVSESAHSENATVDGMGTGESVTILTMVMEQANNTASQNNESDSNSTISTKIENADGALGESSSFSNTVATNVSENILRSDGTAETEGGSRSSSLKEATDAVQNEESNGTSESDRTDEGSDSTNGTQDATQRDPIDSSDSHITQDKKEDRTDLTTLPEITTEGDENGEAAAE